The genomic stretch GGTGTGGAGTTTGCAACCCGCAGCATCCAAGTGGACGGCAAGACCATTAAGGCTCAGATCTGGGATACAGCGGGACAGGAACGCTACAGAGCCATCACATCAGCGTGAGTACATGAAGATGGAATTCAGTCTTAACCCAAAGTTATGCATGTGGGACAAAAGTTTATACTGGAGTGAGTCCTCAATATGCAAAATGTAAAGTCCTCTGTGTGGTGTTAAAATTGATAAAATTATTTAAGTAAATCATTAATAGTATATTTAATTgagctttttttaataaaaaaataatttgtttattttatagaaatattatgGTAATATTAtggttataattttttattattattgctaaaaTAACTTCATTTGTACTAATTTATTAATGGtaattaaatgcatgaattttagagttattgattaattatatttaattaatgtataattaatatggaatataattttaattctgtttagtaataggataattttattttaaagatatcTTGTACACTGTAACTATagtataaaagtttattttatagaaatattatgGTAATATACTATGACACAAAAATATAACAATTCAATTTATCAATAGTAATTAAATTTATGAATTTTATAGTTATTGAtaagttatttaattattgtataattaatatggagtataattttaattttgtttagtaataggataattttcttttaaagataTCGTGTACGTCAAATATTAGTTTAattatactataaaaataaaattatagtttTATAAGTGATTTCATAGAATAGTTAttgaagattatatatatatatatatatatatatatatatatatatatatatatatataataaattatttaattatatattagtataattaataatttaaaacttagcaaaatttataaatattttttaatccacTCCACCATTTAGTAAAGAATCATGATTGAATCATTGTCAGAGCAAACATTTACACctttttatcttttctttatGAATATGTTattatacaatatacatttttaatgtcttGTGTGGGTGTCCTTTACAGGTACTACAGGGGTGCAGTGGGAGCTCTTTTGGTCTATGACATTGCAAAGCATCTGACTTATGAGAATGTGGAGCGCTGGTTGAAGGAGCTGCGGGATCACGCGGATAACAACATAGTCATCATGCTGGTGGGCAACAAAAGTGATCTGAGGCACCTCAGGGCCGTACCCACCGATGAGGCCAGAGCTTTTGCAGGTGATGTCTCCTCCTGCATCTTCATGTCGTTTAGTAACAAAAGATTTACCTGAGCTGTTAAAATATCTCTCATTTTGTGTTTTCCAGAGAAGAACACTCTCTCCTTCATCGAAACATCGGCTTTGGACTCTACAAATGTAGAGGAGGCATTTAAAAACATACTAACAGGTGGGTCCTGATTGACCAACTTCAATTAGTCACACTAATTTCAGAAAAGCACTGAAAGTTTTTCAGTtcgagtgttttcagcttgtttattttcatataaagatacgccatgcagttgcatcaaacgatggcataaacatcattcagtgtaaattgttataattgtaattaataagcacaatttcaagggaataatcaacaatCATGATTTTTGttataatcatgcagccctacatggattcctattgaaatttCTGGATTTCGTCTACATCACTTGcgcgctttcacatggagcagcatttactacagaGCCGTtcttcactgacaagctgcacaaaacAAATTTGTCGCATTAAATATCGAATGCGATTTATCATTCAGCCTTAatagattcctattgaaatgattGGATTTTGACCACTAAAAAAAGTCACTTTCAAGCTAAGTTGACAAATGCGGCGAATGCATAtgaccaactcaaacctgttGCGAAATCTGCGTAGGGAAACATTTCACCCTTGCACGAATTCTTGATGCGTTCCTGTTGAGATTATTGGATTTTTTCCTGCACGCCAAAGAATGTGTCTCGTTACCAATTTGAACTCAATGCAAAAtcctagagatgttccgataccctttttctcttcccgataccgattccgatacctgggctcagggtatcggccgataccgagtactgatccgatacctgggtgtatatctgtatatacagctgtatatactactagccctgtgtaaattgctagaatttttttatggtgtgcttcagacagatccctcaataaaacatgaacaaatacatggtgaactactgtatttattacagtatttttattatctaacatgaatttgacagtattatttattttcttatgcaaaaaagaacttcaaatgcagccaaaaatctaacaccgcaaactaaaaaaggtatttaagttttacaatataactgtataaaaaaactgcaacaaataagtctaggaatataaaaaaagatctattaatcagataatctctaacaagtaaaaaacaagtaaaaaacaagcaaccatctaggcataattattattattatagagatgtattattattactgtaggctacaacagtagctttatatattgtcaatttactcatgtaaaccaaacatttattttaatgggctgccatgaagatctttgagtgtctgtgtttatgatatgacagtattctcaaatgaaacggtaaattctcatgaagtgacggtttatgcgttcgtgtcctcatgacacacagcagagactacaaaacagcgagctctcgcgcatctgtgccagtcacccacagagatgtagattttgcgggagtaatatttaaatagtattttgcagtttaatattcacagacactagtatatattcggctactgtctggagccctgcgttttgacttacacggaagcgactgaacgcagttgccggtactgaatatactcgagagtctgtaactaccggtactacagagacatactgctaaccactgatctataatatagtagcggcttcactgtcttttggcagtttagaatgtgatgagtgatccagtcatatatagataagggctgctaacgcgttttcatttcttcttcgctgctctaaaca from Carassius gibelio isolate Cgi1373 ecotype wild population from Czech Republic chromosome A22, carGib1.2-hapl.c, whole genome shotgun sequence encodes the following:
- the rab11ba gene encoding RAB11B, member RAS oncogene family, a; this encodes MGTRDDEYDYLFKVVLIGDSGVGKSNLLSRFTRNEFNLESKSTIGVEFATRSIQVDGKTIKAQIWDTAGQERYRAITSAYYRGAVGALLVYDIAKHLTYENVERWLKELRDHADNNIVIMLVGNKSDLRHLRAVPTDEARAFAEKNTLSFIETSALDSTNVEEAFKNILTEIYRIVSQKQIADRSMHDESPGNNVVDISVPPTTDGLKGNKFQCCQNL